The Paroedura picta isolate Pp20150507F chromosome 17, Ppicta_v3.0, whole genome shotgun sequence genome contains the following window.
tttttgatttggttttggCTGCAGTCAGGTGTGGAGGGGAGGCCGTGCTGAGCCAAGGTGCCTCCGGGAGGACAAAGAGTCATAGAGTCTGAATGGTCCATGCACATTTGAGCTCCCAGCAGTCGTAGGGCTTGGGGAGAACCagtggctcggtggtagagcctctgcttggcacgcagaaggtccccggttcaatccccagcagcatctccagttggaaggaccaggcaggaggggaggggagagaccttgcTTGGGACCGTGGAGGGTGCCTGTCAGACTGGCCCCAGGGGGAGGGCAGTCGGCGGGAAACCCCATCCTGAGAGCCTTTAGGCCGCTCTGATTTGCTGTGCCTTGTCTCCCCAAGGACCGTCCGTGTCTACAAGGGCAGCCGGAGCTTTGGGTTCACGCTGCGTGGCCATGCCCCTGTGTGGATCGAGTCCATCTTGCCTGGTAAGGAGAAGGGGGGCTTCTTGCATGCTGCGGTCGATGCCCCCATGCCCAAAATGGGAGCTTGCAAAGTTCCTGCcccggaagggagggagggaggaaaagcagggCCCCTGGACGGCCGCTTTGGGGGGAGGCTTGGTGGGCTTGAGCGGTGCCCCTGAACGTCTACACTTCTGCCTAGGGAGTCCTGCGGACAAGGCGCTGCTGAAAGCTGGAGACCGAATCCTGTTCCTCAACGGCCTGGACATGAGGTGTGGACAGGCACGTCCttggttcccctcccctgccccacagaTCCCGCCGTGCCCCTCCCTGGCGTCCCACAGCAGAGGAGCCTGTCCGCCCTCCGGCCGTGCAGACCAGGCTcccggggggtgggaagggctcccTGGCGGCTGTGCTTCCCATGCCTCCTTCTGCCCTGCAGGAACTGTTCCCATGAGAAGGTGGTCTCCATGCTCCAGGGCAGTGGGGCAATGCCCACCCTTGTGGTCGAAGAAGGCATTGTCAGCTTTTCAGGTGAGGAGATCCTCTACAGAGGCAAtgtaagaccctcagaagagccctgctgggtaggccagggagggtccctccagtccagcctcccgtctcactcaggggccggccagttcctctgcagggcccacAATGAGGCATggaggggccaaggccttctcccaaTGTTGAGTCCTGGCCTTGGGGTCCAGGGGTCCAGTGAGCAGGGGGCTGGCCGTTGCTCCCCTTCACGTGGGGGCCGCGGGGAGCACAGGCGGGCGGCTGGCTCTGCCACACAAGCTGCCGAGGGGCAAAACCGCCGTCACGTATTTTTAGCTTCTACCTGAGCCCACGTTCAGTCTGTGCGTTTTGGGATCCGGCTTCTGCTCTTGCGTTTCTCGCCAGACGTTTCAGATGGAGACAGATTGTCACGGTGAACCGGAACGGGCCTTTTGCCTgcgacggaggggggggggcggattctGCTCCTCTCTTTCACCTCCGTAAAGAGAcgctggccatgggggggggggtccaaatcTTGCCCTGGGGGAATTTCCTCCTTCCTTGTCTGTGGGTGTTTTCGTGAACGCTGGAGCTTTTTCTCCTTGTGAAATTGAAACTCCCCTCCCACAAAAGTAAGCCAGCTGGTGGGGAAAGGGCTGTTCGGACCATGCAGACGTCGGGTGGCCCCTCGGTGGTTCTCTGGGTGGGCTTCCAACCCCTGCTTAGTTTCctagggatgttcagaggtggtctgccaggCCATCGGGGTCAGGGCCCCTGGGGTGTAGCTGGCGGTTTGGACGCTGGCTTTCCGCTGTGGTGGGAAGGGGTCGGCTCCTGTCATCCAACGCAGAGCTGATCCCCCTTTGCTGTGTGCTCCTTCACGTGCAGATTGCGAGTCCTCGGACACCCTCAGCTCCTCCTCGGCCCTCACCTCCCTGCAGTGGGTGGCGGAGATCCTGCCTTCCAACATCAAGATCCAGGGCAGGACCTTCCACCAGCAGCTGGAGCACCTGCTGACCCCCCCTGAGCGCTACACCGTCTGCAAAGCCCTGGAGGGCTTCTTCCAGCACAGGtgagaggcagccccccccccccccgcctcacggCTGGTACTGCACAGGCCTTGCAGCACCGGCGCTGGGACATGGCTCTGCAGACTCAGGGCCTGTAGTGGGCCAGAGCGCtggcgtctaatctggagatttgattccctgctcctcgcccacgtgcagccagctggatgaccttgggctagtcacagccctgatagtgctgttctcacagaccagtcctgtcacccacctctcagggagTCTgcgatggggagagggagggcaggcaatgattttaagctgctttgagattcctgctggtagagaaaagtcttcttcttcttcttgttgttcttcttctgttctcctgCCCTCGGCCAGGAACATCGACACCCTGATTGTGGACGTCTACCCTGTCCTGGACACCCCCTCCAAGCAGGTCATCTGGCAGTTCATCTACCAGCTGCTGACGTACGAGGAGCAAGAGCATTGCCAGCAGAAGATTGCCCGGTTCCTCGGCTACAAGTCCGTGGCAGGAGAGCTGCCGGCCTCCGTGGGTGAGCTGCCTCGGTCACCCCAGCCCCCAGCAGTGCCCGGAGAATCACCGAACCAGCTGAGGGCTtcagggggggggttggggggcccACGGGCAGCAGATGCCTGAGCATTTAACTTTTGGTCCATCAGTACAATGTTctgcatcccctcctgcccgATCCTTTgcactggagattgaacctggcgccttctgcatgccaggcagaccTGGCCAGCTGCAGAGTCCCTCTCTGGTGACCTGGATCTGAGACGCACAAGAGCCACCTGGCCGGGCACCCTGGCGGCAGGGCTGGGAGTTCAGTGGAAGGCCCCCTTGCTAAGAGCGGGAGGGAATCTGCCGACAGCCCTCTTTTGGAAACGCATCGGTGCCGGAGAGTGGCAGGGGGGTATTAACGCGTCACCCGGATCCCTGCGGTGAAGGCCCTGCACAGACGCCTGCCACCATGGCTGTGCCTGCAGTTGCTGTGGCAACCGAGGCACCAGCTGTGCGGTTTTGGggggccttgtgtgtgtgtggggggggtcttcACAGCCAAGGCAGCGGGTAAATTTAGAATGAAAGGTTTTAATCTCCAGCCCCGGGATTGCTCTGTGCAAGGCTTCTCTTTATTCCTGAAAGGTTTAAATGCCGAGGAGCAGGCAGAATGCATATTCGGGGAGTGGAAACATCAGGAACTCGAGGGACAGAAGTTGGAggctggaccctccctggtctgacccagcagggctcttctggggtccTCATGATGTTCCAGACACGAGCAATGCATCGTTGCATTTCCTCTTCCCCGCAGGTGCTGGCGAGGCCAGCGAGGTGCCAGTCCGTGCAGGCTCCGGGGAGCGGCAAGCAGGGGATGGGACCTCCCTTCCAGAGAcacccaaccccaaaatggtgaGCCCCTCTGCTAGCTCCAGGCCTggccttggagggaagggggcaagctgggagggaggggcgggggccAGCAACTCACCCCCACTGGAgcacctctgtctgtctgtctgcagatGTCAGCTGTCTATGCCGAACTGGAGACCCGTCTGACCACCGGCTTCAGAGGGAAGCTGGGCAACTTGACCTCACGCAGGGCCTCCACTCCGGTCTCCGAACAAGCTCCCTCCGCAGGTAAGCCCCGCGGGGTCTCAGCTTCAGAGCAAGCCCAGCTGGGATGGAGCTGGAGCGCAGAATTTGCACAGAAGCCTTGGAAACAGAGCCGTGTCCGTAGGTGCCTGTGGTTCGGAAGAAAGGGAAATAATCTTTAGTGACAAGAACCAAAGGAAGAAGGGCCAATGCTTCCTCTCCTGGTGGGACCAGGGAGCCCGGACTGGACGGCCTCGGCTAGCTCGATCACTCCTggtctcacaagctaagcagggtccatcctggttaggacttgggtgggagaccctgAGGAAGGCCAGGGGTGCTCTGAAGAGGCAGGCTGCACCCAACGACCTCTGAACAtctgccttgaaacccccaggGGGTCCCCAAAAGCCAGCTGCCACTTGGTCACTCTTTCCGCCAGAACCAGGGCAAGAGAGGAAGGGTGTGCAAAATCCGCCTCCCTCCTGTAGGCCTGCCCTAGCCGTGGTGGGCCTCTGGACCCACGGTGGCCTTCCTTGCTCCTCCGCAGGTGGGCGGAAGACGAGCATGGCCCTCTCCTGGCAGACGGCCACCCCGTCCTGCTACTACCACGCGCACGGCGGGCTCCCTTCGCCCAGCAGCAGCACCGAATCCAACCCCTACGTCAGCCTGGACAGcagcccggccccctccccccagcacggCGACTACCCTCCCAGCCCCCTCTCCCGGAGGAGGAAGCTCTTCACCTTCTCCCGCCCGCCCCGCAGCAGGGACACCGACCGCTTCCTGGATGCCCTCAGCGAGCAGCTGGGGCACCGCATCACCATCGTGGACGACTTCCTCACGCCGGAGAACGACTACGAAGAGGTGGGCCCCTCCTCATGCACCCCACGGGGCGGGAAGCCGGGCTGCGAGGGAGGAAGGGGGCCCCGCCCCGAGCCTTAAATTTGTGGGATTTGGTCAAGGggaggcagggcctggggagggggcagccctcCTTGCCCATCCCTCTCTCCAGCAGGGCCTGCCTCTGCTGGGCGGATCAGCCAGGCAGGCAGCTATCCAACAGGGGCACGGGGGGCCTCCCTGGGAAACGGCTCGCCCGCCTGCCTCTCAGCCGCCTCTCCCGGCTCCTTCTCCTTGCCGCAGATGAGCTTCCACGACGAGCAGGGCAGCTACGCGGGCAACGACCTCCTCAGCAGCGCCAGCGAGTACCagagcagcagccccagcagctcCCTGACCTACTCCACCCTGTCCGACCACATCCCGCCCCCGCCCGtcagccccccgcccccgccaccCCCGCCCCTGCAGAGCCACGAGGCCCAGGAAGAGTACCGGAGCCCCGAGACCCTGAAGAGCCCCCCCTCCGCGGCGTCCCTCCCCGGCCCCCCGGCcggccccccgcccccggccccgccccctcccccgccaccccctcccctgcccgtcCCCTGCCCGCCTCCGCCCATGCCACGGGGCATCGTCCACCGCAGGAGCGAATCCCACCACATGAGCGTCAAGCGGCTGCGCTGGGAGCAAGTGGAGAACTCGGAGGGCACcatctggggccaggtaggaacCGAAGGGCCGTCGCCGGTTCAAGGAGGAGAGCGCGGCCGACACGCTCAGCGCCACGCCAGGCAGCTCTCTGGCCTTCGCTCGCTCACGGTCCCACTGAGCCTGTGCGTCTCCTTGTGTGGGATGCAAAGACCTTGACCCCAAGTGGTTGGTCCACCAGAACACCCTTTGCTGGAGCGGCCAAGGGGCGATTTGGAGCAAAGGGCGTCTTTGctgccttcactttggcacggaCTGGTGGGTCACtgatctctcctctttctctttctctttctctttctttctcttcctcttctccttcccagcTCGGGGAGGACTCTGACTATGACAAGCTGAGCGACATGGTCAAATACCTGGACCTGGAGCTGCACTTTGGGACGCAGAAGCCTGCCAGTGAGTACCggggctgctggggaaggggcaCCACCGTATCTTGAGCCCCACGggctggtctggggggggggcagcctggtgcatgctgggcctggaggaatGAAGGGACACCACTTATCAGAAGAAGACATTTGCCAGCTCCCGGCCCATGCCGCCATGGCGTGCCCACTCTCCTGTCTGCCTCGGCCTCCCCTTCGTCCTCTCCGGGAGCTTGCTTGTGTGTTCTCTCTGTTGGAAGTGCCCGGCCCACCTGTGCTCTATGCCCCATCCTGGGGTCTTGTGTCCTGCCCTCTGGGCCTTGTGGGGTCGCCATGTTTCGCCTGCGGCTTGATAGCAGCAACCACTGCCAAGGGGCAACAGAGGTGTTTTGGGCTCTCCTTGACAACCCAGCCGGCTGTTTAAGCACAGAAAGCTGAAGCcaggagggacctcaagggtcatcaagCCCAACGCGGCATGGcgcaggaaacccagggctgggagaagaagaggctggAGGCCGAGGAGTTCCGTGGCTCAGGGGAGAGAGCAAAGGACCCTCATccgagggtggggaggggggtcttgtgCACCAGGGTCTCACGTCTTGCCTTGCTTCTTGCAGCTGGGCCACCACCCTCCAGCCCTGGCGGCCACACTCCTGGCGGCTGGGTTCCCGGATTCCCCAGCCTGCTCCTCGCCCCAGGCCTGCCGCTGTGCTTGCTTGCTGTGTGTCCCCCGTGGCCAGCGTTCCTCCTGCCGCCCCATAACCGAGTCCATCTTGCGTCTTTCCCCTCTGTCTGCTTCCTGGGCCCCTCCAAACCCCGGTCCTTATCTCTGGTTAAATCTTTCAGTTTCTCTTCCAGAGCCGAGCCCCCTGCCAGagtcctttaaaaagaaagacgTGGTTGAAATCCTCTCGCACAAAAAGGCCTACAACATGTGTAAGCAAACATCTCCCGGACCTGCTGCCTCCGGGGCTGGGGGAcggggatgccatcctccaggtggggcctggggatcccctggaattgcagctcaactccaggcgacagagagcagttccctgggagaaaacggctgcttgggagggggggaccctctggccttgtgccccacGGAGGTCCcctcccgaaatctccaggaattctccagccaGGATCTGGCCGCCtgacccccatcccctgccagtggcccaaCTGGGAAACCTTGAGAGGAGATCTCTGGGCAGAGGGAGCAGGTTGCAAATGTAGCCGCCTGCAGCCTTCTGCATTACTGGCCGGGCTCCCGAGGGGCATTTGCATGGCCGGCTGCACATCCTGGCCTGCAGGGTGGTCCAAAATCCTCTCCCAGGTGCTCCTCCGAGGCCCCTGCTGACgcacgccctccctccctccctcccttccctctccagccaTCCTGATCGCCCACCTCAAGCTCTCACACATTGAGCTGCGCCAGATCCTCCTGCGCATGGTGAGCGACCGCCTGGAGGCCTCACACATCAAGCAGCTGCTGCTCTATGCGCCCGACAGCGAGGAGGTGCAGCAGTACCACAACTACCAAGGAGACCCCGGCAAGCTGAGCGAGCCGGACCAGTTTGTCCTGCAGGTGAGCAGATCCCGCCGGCAGGCGGACGGCCCAACAGGgcagcgggtggggtgggggggggcactgctccCCAAGaattggggggaggagaagggggtctCCCTTTGAAGGGACTTGCCTCTAAGGTCCCGGCTGCTCCAGCCCAGGGCTCAAGCCGTGGCCAGCGCAAAGGTGCCGGCAGAACGCCGGTGGGGCCAAGAGCCGGCCGCACAGTCCGGACTCCTCTCCGGCCGCTTGGCCCTTCGTCTGCCTTCCAGATGCTTCTGGTCCCGGAGTACAAAATGCGTCTTCGTGGCCTGCACTTCAAGACCACCCTGCAGGAGAAGACGGAGGAGATCTCGGGCAGCTACGAGTGCATCTTCAACGCCTCGCTGGAGCTGAAGAACAGCAAGAAGCTGGCCAAGATCTTGGAGGTCGGGAGCTGCCGGCGCTGGCCACGAGAGGGCAGCCCCTTCCTGCCAAGGCCGGGTGCCTCTCGCCTGTCCCCTGCGCATTGTGCGATGCAAAGCCGTGCACACAAgcacagcgcccccccccccacacacacacacccccatctCCCTCTGATGGCCCAGCAATTCGGCAGACATAAAAATGCAAAAGGAGGGAAGCCGAGGCTGGAGCACTGAGCCCATCCTCACgaatcctgccccccccttctGTCGCGCAGAGCCAGGGCGAACTGTCTGCCGTGCCCTCGAGGGAGGGCCGGACAAAAAtgaacctgctgctgctgctgctgctgttcttgtTGGAAGCCACAGGGGCTTCCTGGCCCTGCACACTTTGCCCCGGACGTGAGAGGCCCGTTCTCGAACTGAGTCTTCAGGCCGCTTAATGATGCCATGAATGACACCTGGTTAACCGACCGGAGTCATTACCTGGCTGCTGATTAACCCCGAGGGCCTCTCTGGGAGtcgcctccctcccaccccggaTCTCTGTGCTCGGGGCTGCCGGCCGGCCCAAAGGGTTTGCTGCACGACAGGCCACGGGATGACCTAGAGGGAACAGGCAGGCCAGATTCTGCCCAAGGGACTCTGCCAGCTgaagcaggctggctggctggctggctgtctggGGCATCGCTAGCAAGAGGAAGCCCTCCTAAAtcccagctcctctgcagacgGCCCAGCAGGTGCTCCAAGGTCCTGTCACTCCCCCAATCCCCTGCCGCTGGCCACTCCCAACCCTGGTGGGCATCCCTGCCCAGGCCAGCCTCTCGCCCTCCCGACCCTGTGAATGCCCACTGGCCCCTGGCTGAGCCAGCAGACAAGCgtgtgcatggggaggggggtcttctcTTTGGGTGGGGTGCTGGATTCGGATGTCTTTACCTTGTAATAGTGTTGAAACACCCCtgcccctagggatgccagcctccaggggggacctggggatctcccggaattacaactggtctcccaACCACAGAGATCAGCAGTGGCTGCTCAGGAGGGCAGGCTGCCCTGTGGCATCGTCCCCCATCCCCGAATCTCCcccctggagctggtaaccctccccccttcccctgccggTGGGTGTTTATTTTGCCATTTTGATCACGAGAGACTCCCCTTGCAGTTCGTGCTGGCGATGGGCAACTACCTGAACCACGGGCAGCCGAAGACCAACAAAACGACGGGCTTCAAAATCAACTTCCTCACGGAGGCAAGtgggaccagccccccccccaccctccccagagccgccccccccccccagcccagaagGGCCCTGCTCAGGAGCTCTTGTCACGGCGGCAAAGGTCAACTCCAGGAGTCCACCAAGGCCAGCCTGGGGCAGCCAGAGCCAGCGGGAGAGTTCACCGCTGGGGGAATTcgcagctccccccctccccccgtggcctGTGGTCCCTCCGACCGTCCTCCCTTTGCTTCCTTGCAGCTGAACACGACCAAAACCGTGGACGGGAGGTCCACCTTCCTCCACATCCTTGCCAAATCGCTGAGCCAACATTTCCCAGAACTCCTGGGCTTCGCCAAGGATCTGCCCACAGTGCCACACGCCGCCAAAGGTACAGCGCTGGGGGCGGACGGGGAAGCAGGAAGCCCTTGGCTCCTCCCAGGAGTGCTCGGGGACAGCTCCCCCGTCTGTGCAGGTTCCGCCTAGGGCTTCGGGGATTTCCCCTTGGCATCCCCGGCAGGGCGTGTTTGGCCAGGGTGCACCTGGGCTGGCTCTCTTCGTGCCAGCTGAATCTAAATGCGGGAAATCGGTCTTGCAGGACAGCTGCCTCCTGCTTTCGCAGGCACTGCAGAGGTCCCCAAATGCAACGGAGCCAGGCACGTTTGGCTTTTCAGTGAAAAGTTTCTCAGCTGGAGGAACGAACACAGGGGCCAGTCaggccctctgcagggccaacaacagggcagagaggctgaggccttcccctgatgtcgcctcctggtgctgggatttagaggttggctgcctctgaatgtggaggttctccttagACAGCATGGTTAGACTTCTCCGTGGATTTggaagggggctggactagatgaccctggaagcccCTTCCGACTCTGCTTCTTCTCCCTCGTAGTGAACCAGAGAACGTTAACGGCAGACCTTGACGATCTTCACACCACCGTGGAGGAGATCGAGGCTGCCTGCCAGAACATGCCGACttgctcagaggacaggtttggGGACGTGATGGTCGTATCCTTTGCCGAAAGATCAGCTTGCAAGCAAAGGCCCCACTCGACCGGAGACAGGGGTGGAGCAGGGAAGAGCTCCTCACGTTGCTCTGCTCCCTGTAGGGTAGGAcagggtccccaatgtggtgcccactGTAGGTTTGtgcaaagtgggtggggccactggagatttggtcCTCGTGGGCTTTTCAAGGCCAGGGGGGATCGGAGGGGGTTCGCCATCCCtgcctctgttctccctctgaccAGGGAGCCACGAGGCCATGTCCCGCTTGCTGCGTTAAGTCCGCAGACTTCTGGCTCTCTGCCGGTGCCCCTCTCCCCACGACACGTTTACGAGGCTGAGTCTGTCCTTAGCGATCCGCCTGGAGACCTTCCTGGATAGCGCCCATCCCGTCCTGCAGTCCTTGGCCGATCTCCAGCACCGGGCGATGGAGGAGTTCGGCAAGGTCCTGTCCTTCTTTGGGGAGGACTCCAAGGTCACCACCTCGGAGGCTTTCTTCGGCATCTTTGCGGAGTTCATGAGCAAGTTTGAGGTGAGCTTCTCCGACCGTCCTTCTCCGACCGTCTGACCGAGCTTCTCCGACCAGGGGGGCGAAGGTCAGCCTGGGTGTGCATTTCTCTTCATCAGGTGGGGATGGAGAGGGGGGACATTGGCCACGTTGAGAGGGAGTTCGCCTCTGCTGGGGATGCCTCAGCCGTGCCCCAAACACACCAAGGCTTGGGACGGGTGGGCTGAGGGGCGGGCGTGAGCCAGTGGCTTCCAGTTCTGCAGTTCTGTCAGTCTGGGCAAGAGGCCAGAAGACGGCCCTGCAGAAGAGGCAATGGACTTCAGTCTGAATCCTTGGCTGACGATGCGGCTCGGAAGGTGCGGCCCGGGAGAAGGCGAGGAACGGCCGTCCTTCCGCGTTCGGGGCTGTGGTTCGGTTCCCactctttgcctgcctctgctgggCTTGCAGGAGGTCGCAGGCCCGGCATCTCTGTTCCAACGTCCAGCTGGGGGGCCATGGGAAGACCTCTGCTTGGGCCACTGCCGGCCTGAGTAGGAAACTGCGCCCTTGGCAGACGGGCGGTCCGGTTGGGTCGAAGGCAGCTCCAGGGGCACAGGAGACGGGGAGGCAAGCTCGAGTCTCCCTGCAGG
Protein-coding sequences here:
- the GRID2IP gene encoding delphilin isoform X2, producing the protein MPATNGGWPEEFGFRIGGHGPCYILAVDEGSSAQVAGLQPGDQILEVEGQPVSAMNCEALVAMARQCQAVPPSIGVVSRIQRLDLPPGPEGRFGFTLACEGGCPLQVESVAPASPASECGIRAGDYVMEVNGAPVKRYEEAAATIQSCQGHGLRLGLLRLGRTQRWASSSVREFVQSADAIHQERRQKAQEFSKKVHEILGDQPEVKEKMFTILKHYAAERKVDYLAYALAMVLTQESQHLLLDNIRIFVPRKHRQRFDEVVSQSLISKLCRSKSEQHVNRLRRSRSEDHHERLLVSTRASSVPRSHEENGKGLRKTTSLIASNVGTGAARRTVRVYKGSRSFGFTLRGHAPVWIESILPGSPADKALLKAGDRILFLNGLDMRNCSHEKVVSMLQGSGAMPTLVVEEGIVSFSDCESSDTLSSSSALTSLQWVAEILPSNIKIQGRTFHQQLEHLLTPPERYTVCKALEGFFQHRNIDTLIVDVYPVLDTPSKQVIWQFIYQLLTYEEQEHCQQKIARFLGYKSVAGELPASVGAGEASEVPVRAGSGERQAGDGTSLPETPNPKMMSAVYAELETRLTTGFRGKLGNLTSRRASTPVSEQAPSAGGRKTSMALSWQTATPSCYYHAHGGLPSPSSSTESNPYVSLDSSPAPSPQHGDYPPSPLSRRRKLFTFSRPPRSRDTDRFLDALSEQLGHRITIVDDFLTPENDYEEMSFHDEQGSYAGNDLLSSASEYQSSSPSSSLTYSTLSDHIPPPPVSPPPPPPPPLQSHEAQEEYRSPETLKSPPSAASLPGPPAGPPPPAPPPPPPPPPLPVPCPPPPMPRGIVHRRSESHHMSVKRLRWEQVENSEGTIWGQLGEDSDYDKLSDMVKYLDLELHFGTQKPAKPSPLPESFKKKDVVEILSHKKAYNMSILIAHLKLSHIELRQILLRMVSDRLEASHIKQLLLYAPDSEEVQQYHNYQGDPGKLSEPDQFVLQMLLVPEYKMRLRGLHFKTTLQEKTEEISGSYECIFNASLELKNSKKLAKILEFVLAMGNYLNHGQPKTNKTTGFKINFLTELNTTKTVDGRSTFLHILAKSLSQHFPELLGFAKDLPTVPHAAKVNQRTLTADLDDLHTTVEEIEAACQNMPTCSEDRFGDVMVVSFAERSACKQRPHSTGDRGGAGKSSSRCSAPCRVGQGPQCGAHCRFVQSGWGHWRFGPRGLFKARGDRRGFAIPASVLPLTREPRGHVPLAALSPQTSGSLPVPLSPRHVYEAESVLSDPPGDLPG
- the GRID2IP gene encoding delphilin isoform X1, yielding MPATNGGWPEEFGFRIGGHGPCYILAVDEGSSAQVAGLQPGDQILEVEGQPVSAMNCEALVAMARQCQAVPPSIGVVSRIQRLDLPPGPEGRFGFTLACEGGCPLQVESVAPASPASECGIRAGDYVMEVNGAPVKRYEEAAATIQSCQGHGLRLGLLRLGRTQRWASSSVREFVQSADAIHQERRQKAQEFSKKVHEILGDQPEVKEKMFTILKHYAAERKVDYLAYALAMVLTQESQHLLLDNIRIFVPRKHRQRFDEVVSQSLISKLCRSKSEQHVNRLRRSRSEDHHERLLVSTRASSVPRSHEENGKGLRKTTSLIASNVGTGAARRTVRVYKGSRSFGFTLRGHAPVWIESILPGSPADKALLKAGDRILFLNGLDMRNCSHEKVVSMLQGSGAMPTLVVEEGIVSFSDCESSDTLSSSSALTSLQWVAEILPSNIKIQGRTFHQQLEHLLTPPERYTVCKALEGFFQHRNIDTLIVDVYPVLDTPSKQVIWQFIYQLLTYEEQEHCQQKIARFLGYKSVAGELPASVGAGEASEVPVRAGSGERQAGDGTSLPETPNPKMMSAVYAELETRLTTGFRGKLGNLTSRRASTPVSEQAPSAGGRKTSMALSWQTATPSCYYHAHGGLPSPSSSTESNPYVSLDSSPAPSPQHGDYPPSPLSRRRKLFTFSRPPRSRDTDRFLDALSEQLGHRITIVDDFLTPENDYEEMSFHDEQGSYAGNDLLSSASEYQSSSPSSSLTYSTLSDHIPPPPVSPPPPPPPPLQSHEAQEEYRSPETLKSPPSAASLPGPPAGPPPPAPPPPPPPPPLPVPCPPPPMPRGIVHRRSESHHMSVKRLRWEQVENSEGTIWGQLGEDSDYDKLSDMVKYLDLELHFGTQKPAISLPEPSPLPESFKKKDVVEILSHKKAYNMSILIAHLKLSHIELRQILLRMVSDRLEASHIKQLLLYAPDSEEVQQYHNYQGDPGKLSEPDQFVLQMLLVPEYKMRLRGLHFKTTLQEKTEEISGSYECIFNASLELKNSKKLAKILEFVLAMGNYLNHGQPKTNKTTGFKINFLTELNTTKTVDGRSTFLHILAKSLSQHFPELLGFAKDLPTVPHAAKVNQRTLTADLDDLHTTVEEIEAACQNMPTCSEDRFGDVMVVSFAERSACKQRPHSTGDRGGAGKSSSRCSAPCRVGQGPQCGAHCRFVQSGWGHWRFGPRGLFKARGDRRGFAIPASVLPLTREPRGHVPLAALSPQTSGSLPVPLSPRHVYEAESVLSDPPGDLPG
- the GRID2IP gene encoding delphilin isoform X4, producing the protein MPATNGGWPEEFGFRIGGHGPCYILAVDEGSSAQVAGLQPGDQILEVEGQPVSAMNCEALVAMARQCQAVPPSIGVVSRIQRLDLPPGPEGRFGFTLACEGGCPLQVESVAPASPASECGIRAGDYVMEVNGAPVKRYEEAAATIQSCQGHGLRLGLLRLGRTQRWASSSVREFVQSADAIHQERRQKAQEFSKKVHEILGDQPEVKEKMFTILKHYAAERKVDYLAYALAMVLTQESQHLLLDNIRIFVPRKHRQRFDEVVSQSLISKLCRSKSEQHVNRLRRSRSEDHHERLLVSTRASSVPRSHEENGKGLRKTTSLIASNVGTGAARRTVRVYKGSRSFGFTLRGHAPVWIESILPGSPADKALLKAGDRILFLNGLDMRNCSHEKVVSMLQGSGAMPTLVVEEGIVSFSDCESSDTLSSSSALTSLQWVAEILPSNIKIQGRTFHQQLEHLLTPPERYTVCKALEGFFQHRNIDTLIVDVYPVLDTPSKQVIWQFIYQLLTYEEQEHCQQKIARFLGYKSVAGELPASVGAGEASEVPVRAGSGERQAGDGTSLPETPNPKMMSAVYAELETRLTTGFRGKLGNLTSRRASTPVSEQAPSAGGRKTSMALSWQTATPSCYYHAHGGLPSPSSSTESNPYVSLDSSPAPSPQHGDYPPSPLSRRRKLFTFSRPPRSRDTDRFLDALSEQLGHRITIVDDFLTPENDYEEMSFHDEQGSYAGNDLLSSASEYQSSSPSSSLTYSTLSDHIPPPPVSPPPPPPPPLQSHEAQEEYRSPETLKSPPSAASLPGPPAGPPPPAPPPPPPPPPLPVPCPPPPMPRGIVHRRSESHHMSVKRLRWEQVENSEGTIWGQLGEDSDYDKLSDMVKYLDLELHFGTQKPAKPSPLPESFKKKDVVEILSHKKAYNMSILIAHLKLSHIELRQILLRMVSDRLEASHIKQLLLYAPDSEEVQQYHNYQGDPGKLSEPDQFVLQMLLVPEYKMRLRGLHFKTTLQEKTEEISGSYECIFNASLELKNSKKLAKILEFVLAMGNYLNHGQPKTNKTTGFKINFLTELNTTKTVDGRSTFLHILAKSLSQHFPELLGFAKDLPTVPHAAKVNQRTLTADLDDLHTTVEEIEAACQNMPTCSEDRFGDVMVTFLDSAHPVLQSLADLQHRAMEEFGKVLSFFGEDSKVTTSEAFFGIFAEFMSKFERALSDVQAGETQRSPRMTPPLAW